In Lineus longissimus chromosome 9, tnLinLong1.2, whole genome shotgun sequence, one genomic interval encodes:
- the LOC135493546 gene encoding FMRFamide peptide receptor frpr-18-like, with product MGSYHSFVTEDDNVTAADDNTTAILDQDGGTNSPFSVNITESGISPEHQKLFDEIIFATNMIVPPIIISIGIIGNILSFLVLRKKKYAKQSTCVYMRALTFFDSFTLLVYAFQRYLLKLTPDTFWANGDAFCKEFIFVAYLSMSNSHWTLVMMTVDRFIAVRFPLKSVTTCTPRRSKKCILVMAVVATLFNTQQFLRIANPHANVLKFKCPFDYTIVSPAYELIFQHILSYLVFYTPLFSLLILNVLIVYSVTKRGKKSKKLGISDAVRGDSLRRFRRCQDRQITVMLLLVTWVFTIAVTPFTLDHLFWDVIMPHLEDTDPFLRELRHVLYEIALTCIIINPAINFYLYCLGCHKFRNDLKSLFRIMFFRRKDSEMDKGSTQSQHCDSIISTETIETDSVTTTSRL from the coding sequence ATGGGTTCGTATCACAGTTTCGTCACGGAAGATGACAATGTGACAGCAGCAGACGATAATACGACGGCCATATTGGATCAAGATGGCGGCACAAACAGCCCATTTTCGGTAAACATCACCGAAAGCGGGATTTCGCCAGAGCATCAAAAGTTGTTCGATGAAATTATATTTGCGACGAATATGATAGTTCCGCCAATAATAATATCTATTGGAATAATTGGGAATATTTTATCATTCCTTGTGCTCAGAAAGAAGAAGTACGCCAAACAGTCCACATGTGTTTACATGCGTGCTCTGACTTTTTTTGACTCTTTCACTTTACTGGTGTATGCCTTCCAGCGATATCTCCTGAAACTGACCCCTGACACGTTTTGGGCAAATGGGGATGCATTCTGCAAGGAGTTCATATTCGTGGCTTATTTGAGCATGTCAAATTCTCACTGGACACTGGTCATGATGACAGTGGACCGGTTCATAGCTGTAAGATTCCCGCTAAAAAGTGTGACAACGTGCACGCCACGGCGGTCGAAAAAATGCATCCTCGTAATGGCTGTGGTTGCTACACTCTTCAACACGCAGCAATTCCTCAGGATAGCAAATCCGCACGCGAACGTCTTAAAATTCAAATGTCCCTTCGATTACACTATTGTTTCACCAGCCTACGAACTAATCTTCCAACACATTCTGTCGTATTTAGTCTTTTACACGCCTCTGTTCAGCTTACTCATCCTAAATGTTTTGATTGTCTACAGCGTCACGAAACGTGGAAAAAAGTCGAAGAAGCTCGGGATTTCGGATGCGGTCCGGGGTGATTCGCTGCGCCGGTTCCGCCGGTGCCAGGATAGGCAGATTACGGTCATGCTTCTGTTGGTGACCTGGGTGTTCACAATCGCCGTCACGCCTTTTACGCTAGATCACCTGTTCTGGGATGTGATCATGCCACATCTTGAAGACACAGACCCGTTCTTACGAGAGTTACGCCACGTTTTATACGAGATAGCGCTAACTTGCATCATCATAAACCCAGCTATAAACTTTTATTTGTACTGCCTCGGTTGCCATAAATTTCGAAACGATCTGAAGTCCCTTTTCAGAATCATGTTCTTCAGACGAAAAGATTCTGAAATGGATAAAGGCAGCACACAGAGTCAGCATTGTGATTCTATTATCAGCACGGAGACTATTGAGACTGATAGTGTCACAACAACCAGTAGACTCTGA